In Parvivirga hydrogeniphila, one genomic interval encodes:
- a CDS encoding type IV pilus twitching motility protein PilT has product MDIAELLMELVERGASDLHLTAGMPPVLRINGRLTVTDRPRLTARDTKELVYSILTQEQRERLETDWEFDFAYSLPGVSRFRVNAYYQRASVGAAFRHIPAEIRGFEELGLPPVVAELCDKPRGFVLVTGPTGSGKSTTLAAMVDHINERREVHIITIEDPIEYLHHHKKAMVNQREVGADTKSFSTALKYVLRQDPDVILIGEMRDLETVSAALTAAETGHLVLATLHTQDAVQTVDRIVDVFPPHQQAQVRVQLSGTLQGIVSQQLLPTADGRGRVLACEVLVPTPGIRNLIREGKTHQLTTAMQSGQQYGMVTMDQSLAELCRRGLISMDMALQRAIDQNTLKQLLTRSR; this is encoded by the coding sequence GTGGACATCGCCGAACTGCTGATGGAGCTCGTCGAGCGAGGGGCGTCCGACCTGCACCTGACGGCGGGAATGCCGCCGGTCCTGCGCATCAACGGACGGCTCACCGTCACCGATCGCCCACGGCTGACGGCGCGCGACACGAAAGAGCTCGTGTACTCGATCCTCACGCAAGAGCAGCGCGAGCGGCTCGAGACCGATTGGGAGTTCGACTTCGCGTATTCTCTGCCGGGCGTGTCCAGGTTCCGCGTGAACGCCTACTACCAGCGCGCGAGCGTCGGGGCGGCGTTCCGGCACATCCCGGCGGAGATCCGAGGTTTCGAGGAGCTCGGGCTTCCGCCGGTCGTCGCGGAGCTGTGCGATAAGCCGCGCGGCTTCGTGCTCGTCACCGGCCCGACCGGCTCAGGCAAGTCGACGACGCTTGCGGCTATGGTCGACCACATCAACGAGCGTCGTGAGGTGCACATCATCACGATCGAGGACCCGATCGAGTACCTGCACCACCACAAGAAGGCCATGGTGAACCAGCGGGAGGTCGGCGCTGACACGAAGAGCTTCTCGACGGCTTTGAAGTACGTCCTTCGGCAAGATCCGGACGTCATCTTGATCGGTGAGATGCGTGACTTGGAGACGGTCTCAGCGGCGCTCACCGCCGCGGAGACGGGCCACCTCGTGCTGGCGACGCTGCACACCCAAGACGCGGTCCAGACCGTCGACCGCATCGTCGACGTCTTCCCGCCGCACCAGCAGGCGCAGGTCCGGGTGCAGCTCTCAGGCACGCTGCAAGGCATCGTGAGCCAGCAGCTCCTTCCGACCGCTGACGGACGCGGACGGGTGCTCGCGTGCGAGGTGCTCGTGCCGACGCCGGGCATCCGGAACCTCATCCGCGAGGGCAAGACCCACCAGCTCACCACCGCCATGCAGTCGGGTCAGCAGTATGGTATGGTCACGATGGATCAAAGCCTCGCAGAGCTGTGCCGCAGAGGGCTCATCTCGATGGACATGGCCCTGCAACGGGCGATCGACCAGAACACGCTCAAGCAGTTGCTCACCCGGAGCCGATAA
- a CDS encoding GspE/PulE family protein → MAEAGERLGLLLVRAGIITERQLNDALEVHKATGSPLGRVLVDLGYASQGAILSVMARQIGVPYIDFSQQKPDPAAIAVVPKDLANRYTLMPVEFDEEGRLVVAMADPHNVLALDDLRIITGYEIKPGISTKDDIVAAINEYYRVAEQIDVDATAAEEEELDLSQLTELVDEAPIVKLVNYIINKAVADRASDIHIEPQEKDLRVRYRIDGVLHEMMRSPKSTQQAIISRFKIMSDMDIAESRKPQDGHTALTIGGHKMDFRVSTLPTVYGERVVLRILRKDNIMLRLEDLGFLPQSLKRFESSFRKPYGAILVTGPTGSGKSTTLYAAVNVLNEPSRHILTAEDPVEYRLPGVNQVQTNPKAGLTFARALRSFLRCSPDIILVGEIRDQETAKIAIESALTGHLVLSTLHTNDAPGAITRLIEMGVEPFLVASAVDCVLAQRLARRLCKDCKEEYAPPKQALIDAGFPEDDLPERVYRAVGCKKCGGTGYRGRMGIHEVMLVSEEISDLTVKEATAEKIRQVAIEQGMLTLRQDGLEKVRMGLTSLEEIARVVV, encoded by the coding sequence GTGGCCGAGGCTGGCGAACGTCTAGGTCTGCTGCTCGTGCGCGCCGGTATCATCACCGAGCGCCAGCTCAACGACGCCCTGGAAGTCCACAAGGCCACGGGAAGCCCGCTCGGGCGCGTCCTCGTGGACTTGGGGTACGCGTCGCAAGGCGCGATCCTCTCGGTCATGGCGCGGCAGATCGGCGTCCCGTACATCGACTTCTCGCAGCAGAAGCCCGATCCCGCAGCGATCGCGGTCGTCCCGAAGGACCTCGCCAACCGCTACACGCTCATGCCGGTCGAGTTCGACGAAGAAGGCCGGCTGGTGGTCGCCATGGCCGACCCGCACAACGTGCTCGCGCTGGACGACCTGCGCATCATCACCGGCTACGAGATCAAGCCGGGCATCTCGACGAAAGACGACATAGTCGCCGCTATCAACGAGTACTACCGCGTCGCAGAGCAGATCGATGTGGACGCGACGGCAGCCGAAGAGGAGGAGCTGGATCTCTCGCAGCTCACCGAACTCGTCGACGAGGCGCCGATCGTCAAGCTCGTCAACTACATCATCAACAAGGCGGTCGCCGACCGCGCTTCGGACATCCACATCGAGCCGCAGGAGAAGGACCTGCGGGTCCGGTACCGCATCGACGGCGTGCTGCACGAGATGATGCGCAGCCCCAAGTCGACGCAGCAGGCCATCATCAGCCGTTTCAAGATCATGTCCGACATGGACATCGCCGAGTCGCGCAAGCCGCAGGACGGCCACACTGCGCTCACCATCGGCGGCCACAAGATGGACTTCCGCGTCTCGACCCTGCCGACGGTGTACGGTGAGCGGGTCGTGCTTCGTATCCTGCGCAAGGACAACATCATGCTCAGGCTGGAGGACCTCGGCTTCTTGCCGCAGTCGCTCAAGCGGTTCGAATCGTCCTTCCGCAAGCCGTACGGCGCCATCCTGGTGACCGGGCCGACCGGCTCGGGCAAGTCGACGACATTGTACGCGGCCGTGAACGTGCTCAACGAGCCCTCGCGCCACATCCTCACCGCCGAAGATCCGGTCGAGTATCGGCTGCCGGGCGTGAACCAGGTCCAGACCAACCCGAAAGCCGGTCTCACCTTCGCCCGAGCGCTGCGCTCGTTCTTGCGCTGCTCCCCCGACATCATCTTGGTCGGCGAGATCCGCGACCAGGAGACCGCGAAGATCGCCATCGAGTCCGCGCTCACCGGTCACCTCGTGCTGTCGACGCTGCACACCAACGACGCGCCCGGCGCCATCACCCGTCTCATCGAGATGGGCGTGGAGCCGTTTCTCGTGGCGTCCGCTGTCGACTGCGTCTTGGCGCAGCGCCTCGCGAGGCGGCTGTGCAAGGACTGCAAGGAGGAGTACGCGCCGCCGAAGCAGGCGCTCATCGACGCCGGGTTCCCGGAAGATGACCTGCCCGAGCGCGTTTACCGCGCGGTCGGCTGCAAGAAGTGCGGTGGCACGGGGTACAGGGGCCGGATGGGCATCCACGAGGTCATGCTCGTGAGCGAGGAGATCTCGGACCTCACCGTCAAAGAAGCGACCGCTGAGAAGATCCGTCAGGTCGCCATCGAACAAGGCATGCTCACGCTCAGGCAGGACGGCCTCGAGAAAGTCCGCATGGGACTGACGTCGCTGGAGGAGATCGCCCGCGTCGTCGTGTGA
- a CDS encoding DUF4388 domain-containing protein has product MALRGNLKDFSLPDVFQLVQLSKKTGVLRIKRPDAEGSIWFRDGEVFFAQSDWNREPLGQRLVNAGRITPSALAKAMEIRASEPHGGRRLGQILVDEGYITQPVLEAFVQEQIQDTIFDLMRWDEGEFNFEILPEVVDEDIGLSVSIENIVMEGSRRIEEWNRIKKKVPSMDMVFKMATAPGEGTFEISLKPTEWNLLLLTDGTRTVAELARELGKTDFEVARIIYGLFSAGLLEVASDEEVERLRTERAEREARRAARAAESAERRAAAAPVVQPVAPEAVTVGTPAAVPESAQTVAPEPVPEAPAEAEALTVPVREAAEEPEFLAAPKAAPSADDMAVFEQVMGAVLKPHPQQAPPEAPASEAASVAGEEEAASEPLPAPEVPETVEPPATAPEAPEVFVAPEAPEVFVAPEAPETPVPTAEAAPGIGPISPAELGEIPVAPVLEEAAEQPIEATEAPASSGPSFTPTGDLEKDLLALGLGELPVETEEPVAREPLGVQEAEQPAAEVEQVSTDEALSELLRSLGGEEEASTPAQAEEAPKVISTDAYLAEFETDVTLSSALTDEITALTGGGSGRARPTTTVAKLPEPGEQPAIHRDRLVDRDLVLKIIDGIEKL; this is encoded by the coding sequence ATGGCGCTTCGCGGCAACCTCAAAGACTTCAGTCTTCCGGACGTCTTCCAGCTGGTCCAGCTGAGCAAGAAGACGGGGGTCTTGCGCATCAAGCGTCCGGACGCGGAGGGGTCGATATGGTTCCGCGACGGCGAGGTCTTCTTCGCGCAGTCGGACTGGAACCGAGAGCCGTTGGGCCAGCGTCTGGTGAACGCAGGGCGCATCACGCCAAGCGCGCTTGCCAAGGCGATGGAGATCCGCGCCTCCGAGCCGCACGGCGGGCGTCGCCTCGGCCAGATCCTCGTCGACGAGGGCTACATCACGCAGCCGGTCCTGGAGGCCTTCGTGCAAGAGCAGATCCAGGACACCATCTTCGACCTCATGCGGTGGGACGAGGGCGAGTTCAACTTCGAGATCCTGCCGGAAGTCGTCGACGAAGACATCGGGCTTTCCGTCTCCATCGAGAACATCGTGATGGAGGGGAGCCGGCGCATCGAGGAGTGGAACCGCATCAAGAAGAAAGTCCCCTCGATGGACATGGTCTTCAAGATGGCTACGGCTCCTGGCGAGGGCACCTTCGAGATCTCCCTCAAGCCCACCGAGTGGAACCTGCTGCTGCTCACTGACGGCACGCGCACCGTGGCCGAGCTCGCTCGCGAGCTCGGCAAGACGGACTTCGAGGTCGCGCGCATCATCTACGGCCTGTTCTCTGCGGGGCTTCTCGAGGTCGCTTCCGATGAGGAGGTCGAGCGTCTGCGCACCGAGCGGGCGGAACGCGAGGCGCGTCGGGCTGCCCGTGCAGCGGAGTCGGCGGAGCGGCGGGCCGCTGCTGCTCCTGTCGTGCAGCCGGTCGCTCCGGAGGCCGTGACGGTCGGCACTCCGGCAGCGGTTCCCGAGTCGGCGCAGACGGTCGCTCCGGAGCCGGTTCCCGAGGCCCCTGCAGAAGCGGAGGCCCTGACCGTCCCCGTGCGTGAAGCAGCGGAGGAGCCGGAGTTCCTGGCGGCACCGAAAGCGGCGCCGAGCGCTGATGACATGGCCGTCTTCGAGCAGGTCATGGGCGCCGTGCTCAAACCGCACCCGCAGCAGGCGCCGCCTGAAGCGCCGGCGAGCGAGGCCGCGTCGGTCGCCGGGGAAGAAGAGGCCGCATCCGAGCCGCTTCCGGCGCCTGAGGTGCCGGAGACCGTCGAGCCGCCTGCCACAGCACCCGAAGCTCCGGAGGTGTTCGTCGCTCCAGAGGCGCCGGAGGTGTTCGTCGCGCCGGAGGCTCCTGAGACGCCTGTGCCGACCGCAGAGGCGGCACCCGGCATCGGACCGATATCGCCTGCCGAACTCGGGGAGATCCCGGTGGCGCCGGTCCTCGAGGAAGCAGCCGAGCAGCCGATCGAAGCGACAGAAGCACCGGCATCGTCCGGGCCATCCTTCACTCCTACAGGCGACTTGGAGAAGGACCTCCTCGCGCTCGGCTTAGGAGAGCTTCCCGTCGAGACAGAAGAGCCGGTCGCGCGCGAACCGTTGGGCGTCCAGGAGGCCGAGCAGCCGGCAGCCGAAGTCGAGCAGGTCTCGACGGACGAAGCCTTGAGCGAGCTGCTTCGCTCGTTGGGCGGTGAAGAGGAAGCGTCGACGCCCGCCCAGGCCGAAGAAGCGCCGAAGGTCATCTCCACGGACGCGTACCTCGCGGAGTTCGAGACGGACGTCACGCTTTCGAGCGCGCTCACAGACGAGATCACGGCGCTCACCGGCGGCGGCTCCGGCAGAGCGCGCCCGACGACGACCGTAGCGAAGCTTCCCGAGCCAGGCGAGCAGCCGGCGATCCATCGCGACCGGCTCGTCGATCGGGACCTGGTGCTGAAGATCATCGATGGCATCGAGAAGCTGTAG
- a CDS encoding roadblock/LC7 domain-containing protein, which produces MVDQGVGDYFISDADVQPLEDDDLLKPPIVIPRQPAAAAPASPAPAAVVEAPQPAPEPAAAPAPPAPAAVQQPSAAVRPVAAVGRPASREERLAAVLDGLIQGDPDIQAAALVSLDGFTMAAALPAGMQSDRVGAMSAAILGLGERAATELGRGHLSQVFIEGEDGYVLLVAAGSRAVLTVMASAQAKLGLVLYDMKTAAAQVAEILG; this is translated from the coding sequence ATGGTCGACCAAGGAGTCGGCGACTACTTCATCAGCGATGCCGACGTGCAACCGCTCGAGGACGACGATCTGCTCAAGCCGCCGATCGTGATTCCTCGACAGCCGGCCGCGGCGGCACCGGCCTCGCCTGCACCGGCCGCCGTCGTCGAGGCGCCCCAGCCGGCGCCTGAGCCCGCCGCCGCGCCCGCGCCGCCGGCTCCAGCTGCCGTGCAGCAGCCGTCCGCTGCAGTGCGGCCTGTCGCTGCGGTGGGTCGGCCTGCCTCGCGCGAGGAGCGCCTTGCCGCCGTGCTCGACGGCCTCATCCAGGGCGATCCGGACATACAGGCCGCTGCGCTCGTGAGCCTGGACGGCTTCACGATGGCCGCGGCTCTGCCAGCGGGCATGCAGTCGGATCGTGTCGGCGCTATGTCTGCAGCCATTCTCGGTCTGGGCGAGCGCGCTGCCACCGAGCTCGGAAGGGGACACCTGTCGCAGGTGTTCATCGAAGGCGAAGACGGCTACGTGCTGTTGGTGGCCGCCGGCTCGCGTGCGGTGCTGACGGTGATGGCGAGCGCGCAAGCCAAGCTCGGGCTTGTCCTGTACGATATGAAGACGGCTGCAGCGCAGGTGGCGGAGATTCTCGGGTAG
- a CDS encoding type II secretion system F family protein — MATITFKYTVRDKTGKVTSGRLEGESRDAVAAKLRQMGYIVLDLSEDRLAALNKIQFGTSVKTKDITIFARQFATMINAGLSLTKCLSILADQSESKELREVIAQVGRDVEAGQSLSEAMAKHPKIFPPIFINMVRAGETGGVLDEVLLRVADHFENDAKLKGRIKSAMTYPVAMAVLVLLVLIAMMIFVVPTFQKMFADMGGKLPVPTQILVNISAGARGLPGLITLVAVIVGTIAFRAWKSTDSGRLIWDGIKLRMPIVGPLVRKMSLARFTRTFGTLVAAGVPILSALDIVADTSGNEVVAQAVKKVRSAIKEGETIAKPLGENPIFPSMLVQMIAVGEETGALDAMLTKIADFYDEEVSAAVDGLTSVIEPLMMATLAVVVGGIVIALYMPMFQVITLVK, encoded by the coding sequence ATGGCCACGATCACCTTCAAGTACACGGTCCGCGACAAGACCGGCAAGGTCACGAGCGGGAGGCTGGAGGGCGAGAGCCGGGACGCGGTCGCCGCGAAGCTGCGGCAGATGGGCTACATCGTCCTCGACTTGAGCGAAGACAGGCTCGCCGCTCTCAACAAGATCCAGTTCGGGACCTCGGTCAAGACGAAGGACATCACCATCTTCGCGCGGCAGTTCGCGACGATGATCAACGCGGGCCTCTCGCTCACGAAGTGTCTCTCGATCTTGGCCGATCAGTCGGAGAGCAAGGAGCTCCGTGAGGTCATCGCGCAGGTCGGACGCGATGTGGAGGCCGGTCAGTCGCTCTCTGAGGCGATGGCGAAGCACCCGAAGATCTTCCCGCCGATCTTCATCAACATGGTGCGCGCCGGTGAGACGGGCGGTGTGCTCGACGAGGTTCTGCTGCGCGTGGCGGATCACTTCGAGAACGATGCCAAGCTCAAAGGCCGCATCAAGTCCGCCATGACCTACCCGGTCGCGATGGCGGTCCTCGTGCTGCTCGTCTTGATCGCCATGATGATCTTCGTCGTTCCGACGTTCCAGAAGATGTTCGCTGACATGGGCGGGAAATTGCCCGTCCCGACGCAGATACTCGTGAACATCTCGGCCGGCGCGCGCGGGCTGCCAGGGCTCATCACGCTGGTCGCCGTCATCGTGGGCACCATCGCGTTCCGGGCGTGGAAGTCGACGGATTCTGGCCGGCTTATCTGGGACGGCATCAAGCTCCGGATGCCGATCGTGGGGCCGCTCGTGCGCAAGATGTCGCTCGCTCGCTTCACGCGCACGTTCGGCACGCTCGTGGCAGCGGGCGTCCCGATCCTGTCTGCGCTGGACATCGTGGCCGACACCTCAGGCAACGAGGTCGTCGCGCAGGCGGTGAAGAAGGTGCGCTCCGCGATCAAAGAAGGCGAGACCATCGCCAAGCCGCTCGGCGAGAATCCGATCTTCCCGTCGATGCTGGTGCAGATGATCGCCGTCGGCGAAGAGACGGGCGCGCTGGACGCGATGCTCACCAAGATCGCCGACTTCTACGACGAAGAGGTGAGCGCCGCCGTCGACGGTCTTACCTCGGTTATCGAACCGTTGATGATGGCGACGCTGGCAGTGGTGGTCGGCGGCATCGTCATCGCGCTCTACATGCCGATGTTCCAGGTCATCACGCTCGTGAAGTGA
- a CDS encoding GspE/PulE family protein, producing MTAAASGRRLGKILVQAGVCTPEQLEEALKKSEQEDVSLTSVIVEMGIASEQRIAQAVAENMGLPFVDLGGYEVDPNAAMLLSPDLAKRHKALPIKIEEDEILVAMADPANIFAIDDLRIVTGYEVRPVVATESDVLAAIEKFATMHQDVDRMVGDLESTTVEAEREAEEEATDESAPVAKLMNVIVTEAIRQGAGDIYVEPLENELRVRYRIDGVCQEIMRAPKKLHRQLLSRIKIASGMDIAEKRIPQDGRFGVVLDGKEVDFRVAVLPAVNGEMSVMRLLRKDAIMLGLEDLGFLEQPMQKLLEALDKPYGAILVTGPTGSGKSTTLYAAINRTTKPTVNLITVEDPVEYRLAGLSQVQVNEKAGLTFAAALRSILRQDPDVVMIGEIRDKETATIAIEAALTGHLVLSTLHTNDAPSALTRLTEMGVEPFLTASAVNCVLAQRLARRLCKDCKQPYTPDPETLDRVGFPYEPGNIPTLYRPVGCNKCNNIGYKGRMGIHEVMTVTEEIERACVEHASGDEIKRIAVSQGMRTLREDGFEKVRLGLTSIEEVLRVVV from the coding sequence ATGACGGCCGCAGCTTCAGGACGGCGTCTCGGCAAGATCTTGGTGCAGGCGGGCGTCTGCACGCCCGAGCAGCTCGAAGAGGCGCTCAAGAAAAGCGAGCAAGAGGACGTCTCGCTCACCTCGGTGATCGTCGAGATGGGCATCGCGAGCGAGCAACGGATCGCGCAGGCCGTCGCCGAGAACATGGGGCTTCCCTTCGTCGACCTCGGGGGCTACGAGGTCGATCCGAACGCAGCAATGCTGCTGAGCCCGGATCTCGCCAAGCGGCACAAGGCGCTGCCGATCAAGATCGAGGAAGACGAGATCTTGGTGGCGATGGCCGACCCGGCCAACATCTTCGCCATCGACGATCTGCGCATCGTCACCGGCTACGAGGTGCGGCCGGTGGTGGCCACCGAGAGCGACGTGCTCGCCGCCATAGAGAAGTTCGCGACGATGCACCAGGACGTCGACCGAATGGTCGGGGACTTGGAGAGCACGACCGTCGAGGCGGAGCGCGAAGCAGAGGAGGAGGCCACTGACGAGAGCGCGCCCGTCGCCAAGCTCATGAACGTCATCGTGACCGAAGCGATCCGTCAAGGCGCGGGCGACATCTACGTCGAACCGCTCGAGAACGAGCTCCGTGTGCGGTACCGCATCGACGGTGTGTGCCAGGAGATCATGCGCGCGCCGAAGAAGCTGCATCGCCAGCTCCTCAGCCGGATCAAGATCGCCTCTGGGATGGACATCGCCGAGAAGCGCATCCCGCAAGACGGGCGGTTCGGCGTCGTGTTGGACGGCAAGGAGGTCGACTTCCGCGTGGCCGTGCTTCCCGCGGTCAACGGCGAGATGTCAGTCATGCGCCTGCTTCGCAAGGACGCCATCATGCTCGGGCTTGAAGACCTGGGGTTCCTCGAGCAGCCGATGCAGAAGCTGCTCGAGGCGCTCGACAAGCCGTACGGAGCCATCCTCGTCACAGGTCCGACGGGTTCGGGCAAGTCCACCACGCTGTACGCGGCCATCAACCGAACGACGAAGCCGACCGTCAACCTCATCACGGTCGAAGACCCGGTCGAGTACCGGCTTGCCGGTCTGTCGCAGGTGCAAGTGAACGAGAAAGCAGGGCTCACGTTCGCGGCGGCGCTCCGCTCGATCCTGCGCCAGGACCCGGACGTGGTGATGATCGGCGAGATCCGCGACAAGGAGACGGCCACCATCGCCATCGAGGCTGCTCTCACGGGCCACCTCGTTCTGTCCACGCTGCACACCAACGATGCGCCGTCTGCCCTCACGCGCCTGACGGAGATGGGCGTCGAGCCCTTCCTCACTGCGTCGGCCGTGAACTGCGTGCTCGCCCAACGCCTCGCCCGACGGTTGTGCAAGGACTGCAAGCAGCCGTACACGCCCGATCCGGAGACGCTCGACAGAGTGGGGTTCCCGTACGAGCCGGGCAACATCCCGACGCTGTATCGTCCGGTGGGGTGCAACAAGTGCAACAATATCGGCTACAAGGGCCGCATGGGCATCCACGAGGTCATGACGGTGACCGAGGAGATCGAACGGGCGTGCGTCGAGCACGCCTCAGGCGACGAGATCAAGCGGATCGCGGTCTCGCAAGGCATGCGCACGCTGCGCGAGGACGGCTTCGAGAAGGTGCGGTTGGGCCTCACCTCCATCGAAGAGGTGCTGCGCGTCGTCGTGTAG
- a CDS encoding GTP-binding protein — MQSVKVVVTGPFNAGKTTFIKSVSEITVLSTERQVSDVSGEGGGETTVAMDFGRITISDDVVLYLFGTPGQERFSFMWETLSEGMLGFVLLVDGLSAESISDARSMIEFFTNMSDVPFVVAANKIEAEDVASLTRIRSELGLAADVPLLPCDARSKESVKAVLLGLLYRILESMS, encoded by the coding sequence ATGCAGTCTGTGAAAGTCGTCGTCACCGGGCCGTTCAACGCCGGCAAGACCACGTTCATCAAGTCGGTGAGCGAGATCACGGTGCTTTCGACGGAGCGCCAAGTGAGCGACGTCTCCGGCGAGGGTGGCGGCGAGACGACCGTCGCGATGGACTTCGGTCGGATCACGATCTCCGACGACGTGGTGCTCTACCTGTTCGGCACGCCTGGCCAGGAGCGATTCTCGTTCATGTGGGAGACGCTCTCGGAGGGCATGCTCGGCTTCGTGCTCCTCGTGGACGGGCTGTCTGCCGAATCGATCTCCGATGCGCGCTCCATGATCGAGTTCTTCACGAACATGTCCGACGTCCCGTTCGTCGTGGCTGCGAACAAGATCGAGGCAGAAGACGTCGCGTCGCTGACGCGCATACGCTCCGAGCTCGGACTTGCAGCGGACGTGCCGCTCCTGCCGTGCGACGCACGCAGCAAGGAGAGCGTGAAGGCCGTGTTGCTCGGTCTGCTCTACAGGATCTTGGAAAGCATGAGCTGA